The Fibrobacterota bacterium genome includes a window with the following:
- the ureC gene encoding urease subunit alpha, with the protein MSLSVSRRAYSDMYGPTVGDRVRLGDTSLLIEVEKDFTVYGEECKFGGGKTLRDGQGQAAGVPQAIALDTVITNALILDYTGVYKADIGLKDGRIRAIGKAGNPHVMPGVHPDLIVGPTTEVIAGEGMIATAGGIDSHIHFICPQQIGEALASGITTMLGGGTGPATGTCATTCTPGAAYLEMMLRATDAYPLNFGFLGKGNSSLPAGLVEQIEGGAIGLKLHEDWGTTPATIDACLAIADEHDIQVAIHTDTLNESGFVEATIAAFKGRVIHSFHTEGAGGGHAPDIIKVCSLPNVLPSSTNPTRPFTVNTLAEHLDMLMVCHHLDKNIPEDVAFAESRIRGETIAAEDILHDLGAISMMSSDSQAMGRVGEVITRTWQTAHKMKTQRGALPGETLAGADNLRARRYIAKYTINPAVAHGISEEVGSLEIGKLADIVLWKPAFFGSRPEMVIKGGYIAQAQMGDPNASIPTPQPYHSRPMFGAMGGAVGLTSLAFVSQASLRRVRDTYGLSKNVVAVKGCRNISKADMRLNSATPRIEVDPETYVVEADGEILACEPAKSLPLAQLYSFF; encoded by the coding sequence ATGAGCTTATCCGTTTCTCGTCGCGCCTACTCGGACATGTACGGGCCCACCGTGGGCGATCGCGTGCGCCTGGGCGATACCTCGCTGCTGATCGAAGTGGAAAAGGACTTCACCGTCTACGGCGAAGAGTGCAAGTTCGGCGGCGGGAAGACCCTGCGCGATGGCCAGGGCCAAGCCGCGGGCGTTCCCCAGGCGATCGCCCTGGACACCGTCATCACCAACGCCCTCATCCTCGATTACACCGGCGTCTATAAGGCGGATATCGGCCTCAAGGACGGGCGCATCAGGGCCATCGGAAAGGCCGGAAACCCGCATGTCATGCCCGGCGTGCATCCCGATCTCATCGTGGGGCCCACCACGGAAGTGATCGCGGGCGAAGGCATGATCGCCACCGCGGGCGGCATCGATTCGCATATCCATTTCATTTGCCCGCAGCAGATCGGCGAAGCCTTGGCTTCCGGAATCACCACCATGTTGGGCGGGGGCACGGGGCCTGCCACGGGAACCTGCGCGACCACGTGTACGCCTGGCGCGGCCTACCTGGAAATGATGTTGCGAGCCACAGATGCCTATCCCTTGAACTTCGGCTTCCTGGGCAAGGGAAATTCCTCGCTGCCCGCGGGGCTGGTCGAGCAGATCGAAGGCGGCGCCATCGGCCTCAAGCTCCATGAAGATTGGGGCACGACCCCGGCGACCATCGACGCCTGCCTGGCCATCGCCGATGAGCATGATATCCAAGTGGCGATCCATACCGATACCCTCAACGAATCCGGTTTCGTGGAAGCGACCATCGCCGCGTTCAAGGGGCGCGTCATCCATAGTTTCCATACCGAAGGCGCGGGCGGCGGGCACGCGCCGGACATCATCAAGGTCTGTAGTTTGCCCAACGTCCTGCCCAGCTCGACCAATCCCACCCGCCCCTTCACGGTCAACACCTTGGCCGAACATCTGGACATGCTGATGGTTTGCCACCATCTGGACAAGAACATCCCCGAGGACGTGGCCTTCGCCGAAAGCCGCATCCGGGGCGAAACCATCGCCGCCGAGGATATCCTCCATGATCTGGGGGCCATCTCCATGATGTCGTCGGATTCGCAGGCCATGGGCCGCGTGGGCGAAGTCATCACCCGGACCTGGCAGACCGCCCACAAGATGAAGACCCAACGCGGGGCCTTGCCCGGAGAGACGCTGGCGGGGGCCGACAATCTGAGGGCGCGTCGTTACATCGCCAAGTACACCATCAATCCCGCGGTGGCCCACGGCATTTCCGAAGAGGTCGGCTCCCTGGAGATCGGCAAGCTGGCGGACATCGTACTCTGGAAACCCGCCTTCTTCGGATCGCGTCCGGAAATGGTGATCAAGGGAGGCTATATCGCCCAAGCCCAGATGGGCGATCCCAACGCCTCCATCCCCACGCCCCAGCCCTACCACTCACGCCCCATGTTCGGGGCCATGGGAGGCGCGGTGGGCCTGACCTCCCTCGCTTTCGTCTCGCAGGCATCTTTGCGCCGCGTGCGCGATACCTACGGCCTGTCCAAGAACGTGGTCGCGGTGAAGGGTTGCCGGAACATTTCCAAGGCGGATATGCGCCTTAACTCCGCCACGCCCCGTATCGAGGTCGATCCCGAGACCTACGTTGTCGAAGCGGACGGCGAGATCCTGGCTTGCGAGCCCGCGAAGTCCCTCCCCCTGGCGCAACTCTATTCCTTTTTCTAA
- a CDS encoding P-II family nitrogen regulator, which yields MKMIVAYIKPFKLDEVKAAVQEMGVTGMSVTEVKGFGRQKGHTELYRGSEYHTDFIPKVKLEMVVADELVQKAVAAIAEKGRTGKIGDGKIFVLGVESALRIRTGETGNEVL from the coding sequence ATGAAGATGATCGTTGCTTACATCAAACCGTTCAAGCTGGATGAGGTCAAGGCCGCTGTCCAAGAAATGGGCGTCACCGGCATGTCCGTTACCGAAGTGAAGGGATTCGGCCGCCAGAAGGGCCATACCGAACTTTACCGCGGCAGCGAGTACCATACCGACTTCATCCCCAAGGTGAAGCTGGAAATGGTGGTGGCCGACGAACTCGTCCAGAAAGCGGTCGCCGCTATCGCCGAGAAGGGCCGCACGGGCAAGATCGGCGACGGAAAGATCTTCGTCCTCGGCGTGGAAAGCGCGCTGCGCATTCGTACCGGTGAAACCGGCAACGAAGTGCTCTGA
- a CDS encoding urease subunit beta, with product MRLSPKDIEKLALHGAGFLAQKRLWRGLRLNYPEAVALIATQLLEFIRDGETVAGLMDKGKQILGTTQVLPPVPGMIDEVQVEGTFPDGVKLVTVHHPICTPIGEWALYGSGLEGLPPPKQGPIDPGHPGHHPPVSEAAPGEYLLGEGHIPLNADREAVELEVTNLGDRPIQVGSHYPFFETNASLRFDRARAVDLRLDIPSGTAVRFEPGETKVVRLVPLSGERIVYGGNALISGSLDGPNRDAAIARARDLGFASQEGT from the coding sequence GTGCGGCTATCGCCGAAAGACATCGAGAAGCTGGCCTTGCATGGCGCCGGTTTCCTGGCCCAGAAGCGCTTATGGCGCGGTCTGCGGCTGAATTATCCCGAAGCGGTCGCCCTCATCGCCACGCAATTGCTGGAATTCATCCGCGATGGGGAGACGGTGGCAGGGCTGATGGACAAGGGCAAGCAAATCCTGGGAACGACCCAGGTGTTGCCTCCCGTGCCCGGCATGATCGACGAGGTGCAAGTGGAAGGAACCTTTCCCGACGGCGTGAAGTTGGTAACCGTGCATCATCCCATCTGCACTCCCATAGGCGAATGGGCTTTATACGGTTCGGGATTGGAAGGCTTGCCGCCACCGAAGCAAGGCCCGATCGATCCGGGACATCCCGGGCACCATCCTCCGGTAAGCGAAGCCGCGCCGGGAGAATACCTTCTCGGCGAGGGGCACATCCCTCTCAATGCCGATCGCGAGGCGGTCGAGCTCGAAGTTACCAACCTCGGCGATCGCCCCATCCAGGTCGGGTCGCATTACCCCTTCTTCGAAACCAACGCCTCCTTGCGCTTCGATCGCGCCCGCGCGGTGGACCTGCGCCTGGACATCCCCAGCGGCACCGCTGTCCGCTTCGAGCCTGGTGAAACCAAGGTGGTGCGCCTGGTGCCATTGTCCGGAGAGCGCATCGTGTACGGGGGCAACGCCCTCATTTCCGGCTCGTTGGACGGGCCGAATCGCGACGCCGCCATCGCGCGCGCGCGGGACCTCGGTTTCGCGTCCCAGGAGGGAACATGA
- the urtA gene encoding urea ABC transporter substrate-binding protein, with protein MHRSKQPVLTALKAGAAAMALGLAAFTHASAADETVKVGILHSLSGTMAISEVSLKDVVMMAIDEINAKGGVNGKKIEPVIVDPASDWDLFAEKAKQLVNVDKVAVTFGCWTSVSRKSVLPVFESNDALLFYPVQYEGEECSKSVFYTGATPNQQLIPAAEYLMSKDGGEYKKFYLLGTDYVFPRTANKILRAFLLAKGVPAANIEEEYTPFHHQDYQTIVGKIKKFAAGGKAAVLSTINGDSNVPFYKEFANQGLTSAMCPIMAFSVAEDELRAMDTQYLVGHLAAWNYYESVKVPSNQTFVKNFKAFAVKNKLPGGDKRVTDDPMEAAYISVNIWAQAAAKAKSFAPDAVRKAAYGMTFQAPGGLVKMDERNHHLHKPVLIGEIKKDGQFKVVWKSKGLVAPEPWSIYTSPDKGCDHVDHDGTYTKADVKAPK; from the coding sequence ATGCATCGATCCAAGCAGCCTGTTCTCACCGCCCTAAAGGCCGGCGCCGCCGCGATGGCCCTAGGCCTGGCGGCCTTCACCCACGCGTCCGCCGCGGATGAGACCGTCAAGGTCGGCATCCTTCACTCGCTCAGCGGCACCATGGCCATCTCGGAAGTGTCCCTGAAGGACGTCGTGATGATGGCCATCGATGAGATCAACGCCAAGGGCGGCGTGAACGGAAAGAAGATCGAGCCGGTGATCGTGGATCCGGCCTCGGACTGGGATTTGTTCGCCGAAAAGGCCAAGCAGCTGGTGAACGTGGACAAGGTGGCCGTGACCTTCGGTTGCTGGACCTCGGTCTCGCGCAAGTCGGTGCTGCCGGTGTTCGAGAGCAATGACGCTTTGCTGTTCTACCCCGTCCAGTACGAAGGCGAGGAATGCTCCAAGTCGGTGTTCTACACCGGCGCGACCCCCAATCAGCAATTGATCCCCGCCGCCGAATATCTGATGAGCAAGGACGGCGGAGAGTACAAGAAGTTCTACCTGCTCGGAACCGATTACGTGTTCCCGCGTACGGCCAACAAGATCCTGCGCGCCTTCCTTCTGGCCAAGGGCGTCCCCGCAGCCAACATCGAGGAGGAATACACCCCGTTCCATCACCAGGATTACCAGACCATCGTGGGCAAGATCAAGAAGTTCGCCGCCGGCGGTAAGGCCGCCGTGCTCTCCACCATCAACGGCGATTCCAACGTGCCCTTCTACAAGGAATTCGCCAACCAGGGCCTGACTTCGGCCATGTGCCCCATCATGGCCTTCTCGGTAGCCGAAGATGAACTGCGCGCCATGGATACCCAGTACCTCGTCGGCCATTTGGCCGCCTGGAATTATTACGAATCGGTCAAGGTGCCTTCGAACCAGACCTTCGTGAAGAACTTCAAGGCCTTCGCCGTCAAGAATAAGCTGCCCGGCGGCGACAAGCGCGTGACCGACGACCCGATGGAAGCCGCTTACATCAGCGTCAACATCTGGGCCCAGGCCGCCGCCAAGGCCAAGTCCTTCGCCCCGGACGCCGTCCGCAAGGCCGCTTACGGGATGACCTTCCAGGCCCCCGGCGGCTTGGTCAAGATGGACGAACGCAACCACCATCTGCACAAGCCCGTCCTGATCGGCGAGATCAAGAAGGACGGCCAGTTCAAGGTGGTGTGGAAGTCGAAAGGCCTGGTCGCCCCCGAGCCCTGGTCCATCTACACCAGCCCGGATAAGGGTTGCGATCACGTGGATCACGACGGCACCTATACCAAAGCCGACGTGAAGGCCCCCAAGTAA
- the urtE gene encoding urea ABC transporter ATP-binding subunit UrtE, producing the protein MPDSALLPATAPAIASRSATTALEVKGLDVFYGESQVLREVNLSLRPGTITALMGRNGVGKTTLLKAIMGLLPARRGEIRFEGKTLNKLPPEKRARSGVAYVPQGREIFPKLSIEENLFLGLQARPDGRKSLPEDEAYGLFPFLKDMRKRLGGNLSGGQQQQLAIARALLGKPKVLLLDEPTEGIQPSIIDDIERVLMGLKAKGGIAILLVEQYLEFARRLGDRYSIMERGTVVLEGDTAGLTEASVKKHLAF; encoded by the coding sequence ATGCCTGACTCCGCCCTGCTCCCGGCTACCGCGCCGGCCATCGCATCCAGATCAGCCACCACCGCCCTGGAGGTGAAAGGCCTGGACGTTTTTTATGGCGAAAGCCAAGTCCTACGCGAAGTGAACCTGTCTCTCCGCCCGGGCACCATCACCGCGCTGATGGGCCGCAACGGGGTCGGCAAGACGACCTTGCTGAAGGCCATCATGGGCCTTTTGCCCGCCCGCCGCGGCGAGATCCGCTTCGAAGGCAAGACGCTGAACAAGCTGCCGCCCGAGAAACGGGCCCGGTCCGGCGTCGCTTACGTGCCGCAAGGCCGCGAAATATTCCCCAAGCTCAGCATCGAAGAGAATCTGTTCCTGGGCCTGCAGGCCCGGCCCGACGGGCGCAAATCCCTGCCCGAGGACGAAGCCTACGGGTTGTTCCCGTTCCTCAAGGACATGCGCAAGCGCCTGGGCGGAAACCTCTCCGGCGGCCAGCAGCAGCAACTGGCCATCGCCCGCGCCCTGCTGGGCAAACCCAAGGTGCTCTTGCTCGACGAACCCACCGAGGGCATCCAGCCTTCCATCATCGACGACATCGAACGCGTGCTCATGGGCCTCAAGGCCAAAGGCGGGATCGCCATCCTGCTCGTGGAACAATACCTGGAATTCGCGCGGCGCCTGGGCGATCGCTATTCCATCATGGAACGGGGCACCGTCGTGCTCGAAGGAGATACCGCCGGCCTCACCGAGGCCAGCGTTAAAAAGCATCTGGCTTTCTGA
- the urtB gene encoding urea ABC transporter permease subunit UrtB: MLRTSLLPVLGAVLLASAPLRARAEAPGNPAEPAALPAAAQVDLRSASTGDVKPSSANASVPALLDTLLRNTERRTETVKALLAVGDEGLQPLFQNLFKGNVYAYTAAGSSDTLLVMAGAEEQREGETWVPLIKPYPAVSLQGGDGKPVYAKLADLAEVETDREVRNLIQPVLTAMDLKSRDAVKRRAAALTIGESGDPGQAGLLEKALLAESNQSVRHLMEEALARLRLHSPEATVRAAAAAKLGEIHSVNVLPELKALVQAAPEAASGSVASSSPTAGSGSTEPAGAAALPGSETDPSVRAAAEKAIHAIESFQSFTGVVQNLFTGLSLGSILILMALGLAIIFGLMGVINMAHGEFMMIGAYATYLIQNAFAKWLPPSFFDWFLLVSLPLSFLAAGGIGMFVEATIIKRLYGRPLETLLATWGLSLLLVQSARSLFGDLTAVSTPKLLSKGWEIFPQVVLPFNRIFIMFLTIAIVGAVSWAFYRTSLGTKIRAVTQNRSMSACLGIATRRVDMLTFGVGTGIAGVAGCALTQIGNVDPGMGQNYIVDSFMVVVTGGVGKLAGTVIAGLGIGSLNKFLEPFLQSVYAKVVLLGLVIFFLQNRPSGLFPAKGRNEDL, translated from the coding sequence ATGCTTCGCACGTCTCTGCTCCCCGTGCTGGGAGCGGTCCTTCTCGCTTCCGCCCCGCTCCGTGCGCGGGCGGAAGCACCTGGGAATCCCGCCGAGCCGGCGGCTCTGCCGGCCGCGGCCCAAGTTGACCTGCGAAGCGCGTCAACGGGTGACGTTAAGCCATCCTCCGCTAACGCCTCCGTGCCTGCCCTTCTCGATACCTTATTGCGCAACACCGAACGCCGGACCGAAACCGTCAAGGCCCTGCTGGCGGTCGGCGACGAGGGATTGCAGCCCCTTTTCCAAAACCTCTTCAAGGGTAACGTCTACGCTTACACCGCCGCAGGCTCTTCCGATACGCTCTTGGTCATGGCCGGGGCCGAAGAGCAACGCGAAGGGGAAACCTGGGTACCCCTAATCAAGCCGTACCCCGCCGTCTCCTTGCAAGGCGGCGACGGTAAGCCAGTTTACGCGAAGTTGGCCGATCTGGCCGAGGTCGAAACCGACCGCGAGGTACGCAACCTCATCCAACCCGTGCTGACCGCCATGGATCTTAAGAGCCGCGATGCGGTTAAGCGTAGGGCCGCGGCCTTGACCATCGGCGAGTCCGGGGATCCGGGGCAAGCTGGCCTTCTGGAAAAAGCCTTGTTGGCCGAGTCCAATCAAAGCGTCCGCCATCTGATGGAAGAAGCCTTGGCGCGCCTCCGGCTGCATTCCCCGGAAGCGACCGTGCGCGCGGCCGCGGCGGCCAAGCTGGGCGAGATCCATTCCGTCAACGTGCTGCCCGAATTGAAGGCCCTGGTGCAAGCCGCTCCGGAAGCGGCGAGCGGCTCCGTGGCTTCCAGCTCCCCGACGGCCGGATCCGGGTCGACCGAACCCGCGGGCGCCGCGGCCTTGCCCGGCAGTGAAACCGATCCGTCCGTGCGCGCGGCCGCGGAGAAGGCCATCCATGCCATCGAATCCTTCCAGAGCTTCACCGGCGTGGTCCAGAATCTGTTCACCGGTTTGAGCCTGGGCTCCATCCTCATCCTCATGGCCCTGGGCCTGGCCATCATTTTCGGCCTGATGGGAGTCATCAACATGGCCCATGGCGAGTTCATGATGATCGGGGCGTACGCCACCTATCTGATCCAGAACGCCTTCGCGAAATGGCTTCCCCCTTCCTTTTTCGATTGGTTCCTGCTGGTCTCCTTGCCGCTTTCCTTCCTGGCTGCGGGCGGCATCGGGATGTTCGTGGAGGCCACCATCATCAAGCGCCTCTATGGGCGCCCCTTGGAAACCCTTTTGGCCACTTGGGGCCTGAGCCTTCTCTTGGTACAGTCGGCCCGCAGCCTGTTCGGCGATCTCACCGCGGTTTCCACGCCCAAGCTGCTCTCGAAGGGTTGGGAAATCTTTCCGCAAGTGGTGCTGCCTTTCAACCGCATCTTCATCATGTTCCTGACCATCGCCATCGTAGGCGCGGTCAGTTGGGCTTTCTATCGAACCAGCCTCGGGACCAAGATCCGGGCGGTGACCCAGAACCGATCCATGAGCGCATGCCTGGGGATCGCGACCCGCCGGGTGGACATGCTCACCTTCGGCGTGGGGACCGGGATCGCCGGCGTGGCCGGTTGCGCCCTGACCCAGATCGGCAACGTGGATCCGGGCATGGGCCAGAATTACATCGTGGACTCCTTCATGGTGGTGGTCACCGGCGGCGTGGGCAAGCTGGCGGGCACGGTCATCGCCGGCCTCGGGATCGGATCGCTCAACAAATTCCTGGAGCCTTTCCTGCAAAGCGTATACGCCAAGGTCGTGCTTCTGGGCCTCGTGATTTTCTTCCTGCAGAACCGCCCTTCGGGCCTCTTCCCCGCGAAAGGCCGCAATGAAGACCTCTGA
- the ureG gene encoding urease accessory protein UreG — translation MKILRVHDGLGHGPEGHTHGPGAHTHEPGSHGHSHEPFESPGEYRLRELALPDRDYKRRSFTIGIGGPVGSGKTALTLALCRHLRETYSLGVVTNDIFTREDGEFLIRNQALPQERILAVETGGCPHAAIREDVSLNVAALEQLMDRFQGGIDLLFVESGGDNLAAHFGRELADYTIYVIDVSGGDKIPRKGGPGITQSDLLVINKTDLATQVGADLEIMRRDSLKMRGDGPFLFAQVKNGQAVAEIADHILRAWKGAVTQPNHKEAHS, via the coding sequence ATGAAGATACTGCGCGTTCACGATGGGCTCGGGCATGGCCCCGAGGGTCATACGCACGGGCCCGGCGCCCATACCCATGAGCCAGGCTCTCATGGACATAGCCATGAGCCATTCGAGTCCCCGGGAGAATACCGCCTACGCGAACTGGCCCTTCCCGATCGCGACTACAAGCGGCGCAGCTTCACGATCGGCATCGGGGGGCCGGTAGGCTCCGGAAAGACCGCCCTTACCCTGGCCCTGTGCCGCCACCTGCGCGAAACCTATAGCCTCGGTGTGGTAACCAACGACATATTCACCCGGGAGGACGGCGAGTTCCTGATCCGCAACCAGGCGCTTCCCCAGGAACGCATCCTGGCCGTGGAAACCGGGGGATGCCCGCACGCGGCCATACGCGAGGACGTTTCCTTGAACGTGGCCGCCCTGGAGCAGTTGATGGATCGCTTCCAAGGCGGGATCGATCTGCTTTTCGTGGAAAGCGGCGGCGACAACCTGGCGGCCCATTTCGGCCGCGAGCTGGCCGATTACACCATCTATGTGATCGACGTATCGGGAGGAGATAAGATTCCGCGCAAAGGCGGGCCTGGCATCACCCAGAGCGATTTGCTGGTAATCAACAAGACCGATCTGGCCACCCAGGTGGGAGCCGATCTCGAGATCATGCGCCGGGATTCCCTGAAAATGCGGGGCGATGGACCCTTCCTATTCGCCCAAGTGAAGAACGGCCAAGCCGTGGCCGAGATAGCGGATCATATCCTGCGCGCCTGGAAAGGCGCGGTTACCCAACCCAATCACAAGGAGGCTCATTCATGA
- the urtD gene encoding urea ABC transporter ATP-binding protein UrtD has translation MSKRILQVEDLMVSFDGFKALDIAYFELQEKELRVVIGPNGAGKTTFMDVLCGKTKPQSGSAEMDGKDLTKLNEQQIVELGVGRKFQTPSVFGSLSVFDNLLLALKTDRRVWRSLFYKLSPQGNDRIEEVAETVGLADCLGMDASFLSHGQKQWLEIGMLILQDPKLLLIDEPAAGMTDEETAKTGRLLTELAEKHSIIVIEHDMEFVKQLARQVTVLCEGKILTEGPIEKVQEDPQVIERYLGRSHGTRNERAAKPVNAAMAGAGSVTGGAHA, from the coding sequence ATGAGCAAGCGCATCCTGCAAGTCGAAGACTTAATGGTCTCCTTCGACGGATTCAAGGCCCTCGACATCGCCTATTTCGAACTACAGGAAAAGGAATTGCGGGTCGTGATCGGGCCCAACGGGGCGGGCAAAACCACCTTCATGGACGTGCTCTGCGGAAAGACCAAACCCCAATCCGGTAGCGCCGAGATGGACGGGAAGGATCTGACCAAGCTCAACGAACAGCAGATCGTGGAGCTGGGCGTGGGCCGCAAGTTCCAGACGCCTTCCGTATTCGGCAGCCTATCCGTGTTCGACAATCTGCTCTTGGCCCTCAAGACCGATCGCCGCGTCTGGCGCTCCTTGTTCTACAAGCTCTCGCCGCAGGGGAATGACCGCATCGAGGAAGTGGCCGAGACCGTGGGCCTGGCCGACTGCCTGGGAATGGACGCCTCCTTCCTCTCCCACGGGCAAAAGCAATGGCTGGAAATCGGCATGCTCATCCTGCAGGATCCCAAGCTGCTGCTCATCGACGAGCCTGCTGCGGGCATGACCGACGAGGAGACCGCGAAGACGGGGCGCCTCCTGACGGAGTTGGCCGAGAAGCATTCCATCATCGTCATCGAGCATGACATGGAGTTCGTGAAGCAATTGGCCCGCCAGGTGACCGTGCTCTGCGAAGGGAAGATCCTGACGGAAGGGCCCATCGAGAAGGTGCAGGAGGATCCGCAGGTGATCGAACGTTATCTGGGCCGGTCCCACGGAACCCGCAACGAGCGCGCGGCTAAACCGGTGAACGCCGCCATGGCAGGAGCAGGTTCCGTCACGGGAGGGGCCCATGCCTGA
- the urtC gene encoding urea ABC transporter permease subunit UrtC: MKTSESFFRRERTALVLSALAVIAVPSLNALGIVSDNNLNLLGRYFCFALAALGIDLIWGYTGILSLCQALFFCLGGYCIGMHMLLKTGTQSVYGSALPDFMVWNQVKSLPLFWEPFRHFPVALALALAVPVLFALLFGFFAFRSRIKGVYLSIITQALALAMWLIFLRNETMLGGTNGLTDFKTLLGLELARPGVKRGLYMLTAAALIVSYFAARYLVSSKAGKVLVAIRDSEHRLRFTGFPVTRYKLFAFCMAALLAAIGGILYVPQTGIITPGRMDVKSSLEMIVWVAVGGRGTLGGPILGAIGTSLAYTWLTSKFPGTWLYFLGFLFITVVLFFPQGAMGALAKLRFPRAARKPSAVANGKSVAHAPEAESETAIAAAAQEGR; encoded by the coding sequence ATGAAGACCTCTGAGTCCTTCTTCCGAAGGGAGAGGACGGCCTTGGTATTGTCGGCGTTGGCCGTGATCGCCGTTCCGTCCTTGAACGCCTTGGGGATCGTTTCCGACAACAACCTCAACCTCTTGGGCCGGTACTTTTGTTTCGCCTTGGCCGCCCTCGGAATCGATCTGATTTGGGGCTATACCGGCATTCTCTCGCTTTGCCAGGCCCTCTTCTTCTGCCTGGGGGGTTATTGCATCGGCATGCATATGCTGCTCAAGACCGGGACCCAGAGCGTGTACGGCAGCGCCCTACCCGATTTCATGGTCTGGAACCAGGTGAAATCGCTACCGCTCTTCTGGGAACCCTTCCGCCACTTTCCGGTCGCCTTGGCCCTGGCCTTGGCTGTCCCGGTGCTTTTCGCCCTGCTGTTCGGCTTCTTCGCCTTCCGCAGCCGCATCAAGGGCGTGTACCTCTCCATCATCACCCAGGCCCTCGCCTTGGCCATGTGGCTCATCTTCCTGCGCAACGAAACCATGCTGGGCGGCACCAACGGCCTCACCGATTTCAAGACCTTGCTGGGTTTGGAACTGGCGCGCCCCGGCGTAAAGCGCGGTCTATACATGCTGACCGCGGCGGCCCTGATCGTCTCCTACTTCGCGGCGCGCTACCTGGTCTCTTCCAAGGCCGGCAAGGTGCTGGTCGCCATCCGGGACAGCGAGCATCGCCTACGCTTCACGGGCTTTCCGGTTACGCGCTATAAGCTCTTCGCCTTTTGCATGGCCGCGCTCTTGGCCGCAATCGGCGGCATCCTTTACGTGCCGCAAACCGGCATCATCACCCCGGGGCGCATGGACGTGAAAAGCTCCCTGGAAATGATCGTTTGGGTCGCCGTGGGCGGACGCGGAACCTTGGGAGGCCCTATCCTGGGGGCCATCGGCACCAGCCTCGCTTACACCTGGCTGACCAGCAAGTTCCCCGGCACCTGGCTGTACTTCCTGGGATTCCTATTCATCACCGTGGTGCTGTTCTTCCCGCAAGGCGCCATGGGAGCCTTGGCCAAGCTGCGCTTTCCCCGCGCCGCACGGAAGCCGTCGGCAGTCGCGAACGGGAAATCGGTCGCGCATGCCCCGGAGGCGGAATCGGAAACCGCCATCGCCGCGGCGGCGCAGGAGGGCCGATGA
- a CDS encoding urease accessory protein UreD — MRRMAMVGTETDWNVIEVANSGGASQLSRCLGLPPIKFINPRPQGGSCQVYVSNYGGGLVDGDAIRMRVKCSEGTRLYLGTQASTKVYKGALREGSSQETLGTVHANALAVVCPDPVVPFADSRYRQTQSWQVHPLGELIVLDWLQPGRSARGEVFAYSSVRSELRITRPGGAPVLVERFSLEPDSQDPFRCGRFGVFRSFLTAAFIGPRATALADRLEGPLLALNRPGKAWIGLGRREGVGWLLRGLGADRRDLQPVQDLIFAVLAEAAWLGFNPWLRRH; from the coding sequence TTGAGGCGAATGGCAATGGTGGGCACGGAAACCGACTGGAACGTAATCGAAGTGGCAAATTCGGGAGGGGCTTCGCAGCTCAGCCGTTGCCTCGGATTGCCTCCGATCAAGTTCATCAATCCGCGGCCGCAAGGCGGTAGCTGTCAGGTCTATGTTTCCAACTACGGGGGCGGCCTGGTGGATGGCGATGCCATCCGCATGCGTGTGAAATGCAGCGAAGGCACCCGCCTCTACCTGGGAACCCAGGCGAGCACCAAGGTATATAAAGGCGCCCTTCGTGAAGGCAGCTCGCAAGAGACCCTAGGTACGGTGCATGCGAACGCCTTGGCCGTGGTCTGTCCCGATCCGGTGGTGCCCTTCGCGGACAGCCGATACCGCCAGACCCAGAGCTGGCAAGTCCATCCTCTCGGCGAGTTGATCGTGTTGGATTGGCTGCAACCGGGACGTTCCGCCCGCGGCGAGGTCTTCGCATACAGCTCTGTGCGCAGCGAACTCAGGATTACGCGGCCCGGAGGCGCGCCGGTCCTGGTCGAGCGCTTCTCCCTCGAACCGGACTCCCAAGATCCATTCCGGTGCGGCCGCTTCGGCGTATTCCGCTCCTTCCTGACCGCGGCCTTCATCGGCCCGCGGGCGACGGCCTTGGCCGATCGGCTGGAAGGCCCGTTGCTCGCCTTGAATCGGCCGGGTAAGGCTTGGATAGGCCTCGGCCGTAGGGAAGGCGTGGGCTGGTTGCTACGTGGGTTGGGGGCCGACCGGCGCGATCTGCAACCGGTCCAGGATCTCATATTCGCCGTCCTCGCGGAGGCGGCCTGGTTGGGCTTCAATCCTTGGCTAAGGAGGCATTAA